The Falco rusticolus isolate bFalRus1 chromosome 5, bFalRus1.pri, whole genome shotgun sequence genome has a segment encoding these proteins:
- the LOC119148653 gene encoding carboxypeptidase A2-like, translating to MKLILIFFALFGASLCLETFVGHQVLRIKTRNEEEIQKLQLLESLEHLELDFWINPSTPDLPVDVRIPANRVQAVKAFLESYGIEYSILIEDLQVVLDKEKQDMANSQQRDRSSNTFNYGTYHSLDDIYAELDRLASAYSNIVKKIQIGESYEKRPLYVLKFSTGGSNRPAIWIDAGIHSREWVTQASAIWIAKQIASDYGKDPSTTSLLNKMDIFLLTVSNPDGYVFTHTTNRMWRKTRSKNRGSPCVGVDPNRNWDAGFGGPGASSNPCSDSYRGPSANSEVEVKSVVSFIKNHGNIRAFLTLHSYSQLLMYPYGYKCTEPADYAELDALGRAAASSIRSLYGTTFRVGSICTTIYQASGGSIDWSYDYGIKYSFAFELRDTGRYGFLLPASQIIPTAEETWLGLKTIMEHVRDNPY from the exons ATGAAGCTGATTTTGATCTTCTTTGCCCTCTTCGGGGCTTCCTTGTGCCTGGAAACTTTTGTTGG GCACCAGGTTCTCCGAATCAAGACAAGAAATGAGGAGGAGATTCAGAAGTTACAGCTTTTGGAATCACTGGAACACCTTGAG cttGATTTCTGGATAAATCCCTCCACTCCCGACCTCCCTGTGGATGTGCGAATCCCTGCTAACAGGGTCCAAGCTGTCAAAGCCTTCCTGGAGTCCTATGGGATTGAGTACTCCATCCTGATCGAAGACCTTCAG GTTGTTTTagataaagaaaagcaagatatGGCCAACAGTCAACAAAGGGACCGCAGCAGCAACACCTTCAACTATGGAACTTACCACTCTTTAGATGAT atttatgCAGAACTGGATCGTCTTGCATCCGCGTATAGCAACATTGTCAAGAAGATCCAGATTGGAGAATCCTATGAAAAGCGGCCTTTGTATGTGCTCAAG TTCAGCACTGGAGGAAGCAACCGTCCTGCAATCTGGATTGATGCCGGTATCCATTCCCGAGAGTGGGTTACCCAAGCGAGTGCAATATGGATAGCTAAACAG ATTGCCTCTGACTATGGGAAGGATCCGTCCACCACCTCTCTGCTGAACAAAATGGACATTTTCCTGCTGACAGTCTCAAACCCTGATGGATATGTATTCACTCACACCACA aatcGCATGTGGCGGAAGACTCGCTCCAAGAATCGAGGCAGTCCATGTGTTGGAGTTGATCCAAACCGGAACTGGGATGCAGGTTTTGGAG GTCCTGGAGCCAGTAGTAATCCCTGTTCTGACTCTTACCGTGGGCCCAGTGCCAACTCAGAGGTGGAAGTTAAATCTGTGGTCAGCTTTATTAAGAACCATGGAAACATCCGGGCCTTCCTCACCCTCCACAGTTACTCTCAGCTTCTGATGTATCCCTATGGCTACAAATGCACTGAACCAGCAGACTATGCCGAGCTG GATGCcttgggaagagctgctgccagTTCCATCCGGTCCCTGTACGGCACCACCTTTAGAGTGGGGAGCATTTGCACAACTATCT acCAAGCCAGTGGAGGCAGCATTGACTGGAGCTATGATTATGGCATCAAATACTCTTTCGCCTTTGAGCTGCGAGACACGGGTCGCTATGGtttcctcctgccagccagccaaaTTATCCCAACTGCGGAGGAGACCTGGCTGGGTCTGAAAACAATCATGGAGCACGTGCGAGACAATCCATACTAA